One region of Vibrio pelagius genomic DNA includes:
- a CDS encoding DUF294 nucleotidyltransferase-like domain-containing protein, producing MPDKFNMQHPPFDSLSEAEQLTLRSALDVVYYRAQEIILEAGRPSHYLHILIKGAVEERASKDGEIYAHYANDDIFDVRSQFEPHTKHQYIALEDTLSYLLPTDVFLELYNANGQFAAYFDNNLAKRKELIEAAKQQQNLAEFILTKVDDSIYHPPLILEPNQPINEVTRTLKEQGLDSALVRLAYDDLKAFGSSYTLPYSIVTRTNLLHAVMLEDYPLDAPVGEIATFPVLHVNDGDFLFNAMINMTRNRVKRLMVCDGQEAVGMLDMTQILSAFSTHSHVLTLRIARATSIEELAMASNKQRQLVESLISNGIRTRFIMELISAVNEQIIEKAFELILPPALQNHCCLIVLGSEGRGEQILKTDQDNALIIQDGLEWHHCEEVMAELTHTLQQLGYPLCPGNVMVNNPKWVHSQQGWKETLSQWVKKATPDTVMDIAIMADAHAVAGNRDLLQPVKEHLRNLMVGQELILTEFCRPALSFSVPLSLFGNVKTSKSGLDIKQGGIFPIVHGVRALSLEHGIRVNNTFERIDALVQKNVLEQSTADNLSEALKQFFKWRLSQRLSQQHNSNKLDVKLMERADRDLLRHSLHVVKKFKQWLGYHYQIRD from the coding sequence ATGCCTGACAAATTTAATATGCAGCACCCTCCCTTCGATAGCTTATCTGAGGCCGAACAGCTGACCCTGCGCTCGGCACTCGATGTGGTTTACTATCGCGCTCAAGAAATCATTCTCGAAGCGGGTCGCCCAAGCCATTATCTGCATATTTTAATCAAGGGTGCCGTGGAAGAGCGCGCTAGCAAAGATGGCGAGATTTACGCCCACTATGCGAACGACGATATCTTTGACGTACGCAGCCAATTTGAACCTCACACTAAACACCAATACATCGCGCTAGAAGATACCCTCAGCTACCTGCTTCCCACTGACGTATTCCTTGAGCTTTACAATGCCAATGGCCAGTTTGCCGCCTACTTTGATAACAACCTCGCCAAACGTAAAGAGCTCATAGAGGCTGCCAAGCAGCAGCAAAACTTGGCTGAATTTATCCTAACCAAAGTCGACGATTCGATTTATCACCCACCTCTGATCCTAGAGCCTAATCAACCTATCAATGAAGTGACAAGAACCCTTAAGGAGCAAGGGCTTGACTCGGCTTTAGTTCGCTTGGCCTATGATGATCTAAAAGCTTTTGGATCATCATATACCCTTCCCTATTCTATCGTCACACGAACCAACTTATTACACGCTGTGATGCTCGAGGATTATCCCCTTGATGCTCCCGTCGGTGAGATAGCGACCTTCCCTGTTTTGCATGTCAATGATGGTGATTTCCTGTTTAACGCCATGATTAATATGACGCGTAATCGGGTAAAACGCTTGATGGTTTGTGATGGGCAAGAAGCAGTCGGCATGCTCGATATGACACAAATATTGAGTGCATTCTCGACCCACTCTCATGTACTGACTCTGCGAATAGCTCGTGCCACTAGCATCGAAGAGTTAGCGATGGCCTCCAACAAACAGCGTCAATTGGTTGAGAGCTTAATCAGCAATGGCATTCGAACACGCTTTATCATGGAACTGATCTCTGCGGTTAACGAGCAAATTATCGAAAAAGCTTTTGAACTGATTTTGCCTCCTGCACTGCAAAACCACTGCTGTCTGATTGTGCTCGGTTCAGAGGGACGCGGAGAACAGATACTCAAAACAGACCAAGACAACGCGCTGATTATTCAAGACGGTTTAGAGTGGCATCACTGTGAAGAGGTCATGGCAGAGCTGACTCATACCCTGCAGCAGTTAGGCTACCCGCTCTGTCCAGGCAATGTGATGGTGAACAATCCGAAATGGGTGCACTCACAACAAGGCTGGAAGGAGACACTGTCGCAATGGGTGAAAAAGGCGACTCCCGATACGGTCATGGACATCGCCATTATGGCAGACGCCCATGCAGTAGCGGGCAATCGAGATCTACTGCAACCCGTTAAAGAGCACTTGAGAAATTTAATGGTGGGACAAGAGCTGATACTCACAGAGTTCTGCCGCCCCGCTCTCAGCTTCTCTGTACCGCTATCTCTGTTTGGCAATGTGAAAACATCAAAGTCGGGGTTAGACATCAAACAAGGGGGGATATTCCCTATCGTTCATGGCGTAAGAGCCCTCAGCCTTGAGCACGGAATCCGTGTCAACAACACCTTCGAACGCATCGACGCACTGGTGCAAAAGAATGTTCTTGAACAAAGCACGGCAGACAACCTCAGCGAAGCGCTCAAACAGTTCTTCAAATGGCGTCTATCACAACGTTTATCGCAGCAGCACAACAGCAATAAACTCGACGTAAAACTTATGGAGCGCGCAGACCGAGACCTACTAAGACACAGCTTGCACGTCGTGAAAAAGTTTAAGCAATGGTTGGGTTACCACTACCAAATTAGGGACTAG